CGCCTGCTCTGCTTTGCATGTACGACCTGGGGCGGACTCAGTCGTGGCGAGTGTGTTGTGCATGCACACACACCCGCCACATCGTCGCGCACAGGGACGCATGGAGTGGCTGCTATATGGCCCATCCCGTTCATGCCACTGCCGATCGATGACCTCGCCACGTAGCCACTTGGGGTATGCCGTAGAGATAAAAATGAAAGGAAATGAAGAAGAGGATCTGCCTACTTATTTCTTGCCCAAACCACCTCACGCGCTCCTCACGTGTGCGGCAACACTGTCAGCGCCACACTAGCGATGCCACGTAGGCTAGAAAGCAACTCCAGGACCGTTATGGACCTAAATGACACACTTGGACCACATTAGGGTGCCGAAAATGCATTTTGAGAGTTTGTGCACCTAAGCGACACAACAAAACAAAATTAGGGTGCCAAAAATATGTTTTGAGAGCTCATGGACCTAAGTGACACCCTAGATGTTAATGGGCCTACCTAGCATAGTTAGTGGTCTATGTAGTCCGTGTCCGCGTATGGGCTGAAAGGATTTGGGCCGTGACCTCACCTGTAGTTGTGTGATGTACAATATCGTTCGTCAGATGCTGCAGCAACGGTGCAAGAGGCTTGGACGTCCCTCTCACGTACTAACGAGTACGTACGTTAGAGGATCTCATCACCCTCCTTTTATTTTTCCCCCCAAAACCCCGACTCTGTCCCAAAACCCTCAAGCCGGAAACCCAACTCGCTACCGCGCCGGGGACTACTAGCCATCGATGGCGGCAGCGGCGCTGCTCCTCCACGCCGCGCGGCGACGGGACCTCATGTCCCCTCTCGGATCTGTAACCCCCGCCTTCTTGCATCCTCCATCTCCTTGTTTTTATTCGTATTCAGTATTAGTCATCTCATACTTGTTGGGTAATCCAGTGGATTGGGGTTGATTCTTAACTCGAGGAGAGATGTGCACTGGCAGTTGAATAGTTAATGTAGATTGGTTTGAGTTCTCTCACGTGCTTGCGGTTTTGATGTGAAAAGGATGGATGGATTGGTGCTTGTAAATTCTCAGATTATTTCAATTCTGATAATTGCGGCCTTACGGCTACGCTAGAATTAGTGATGTTTCATTTTTTTGCCGATTAGTACAACATAATGACTTTGTGTTCATGGAAGCGGCACTCTATTCTCCTAAATGTTTGTAGATTATTTCATGCACAAAGGCCTGGGTGCCGTTTTCAGGGCTTCTCATGCATTAACGCGATCAGTATTTCTTAGATGACAACAATCAACGTCTAAAATTACATGTCTTTAATTTGTCTCATAGTAACTCTATAATTCCTTAATTTGTTCATCATTCATAGAAAAAGGAACGTATGTTGTGACTACCATGGCAACTACAACTCGTACAATGATGTGGAATTAGTCTCATAATAATAGTTCTAAAACTTATCTTATGAAACCATTGCTGTGTGAACTAACGACCTATTTTTCTCACCTTCACGTCATAAATTCTTAGTAGCAGTGCATGATACATCCTATATTCCTATGATACGGTTCATTTGTACAAATGTACTTGCCCTAAGGATTTCTAGCATTATTGGCTCAGTGGTTCCTGTGAATGAAGGGTAGCTTAATCATGAACACGAACAAATTATCTTTGTGCACCATTGTGTAATCAGTTTTAATTATTTTGTATAATGGAAGTTTTCTGTTTGTCATTAGTGTGGTTTTGTTTACTTAGGCAGTGCAGCTAGGATTGCACCTTAGGGATTTTTTTAATATCATCATAGACAATATTGTTTCCCTTGCTTGTCTTCTTGCTCCTACTTACTGTATTCGATCAAACTTTTCTCAGCTCAGGGCCAGCTTACAGTCAAAATGTGCTGCCAGCCTGTTCTCAAAATGGGCTAGTTTCGCAAGACCTTTCAGGTAACAGTGATCTCTTGCTGTCTTAATTCTACAGACTACAGAGCTAAACCTTCTTATTGCTGTTACTCTAATTTGTATGTGTAACTGTTATTCAGTGCAAAAGCAGCTGGAAATGAGGTCATTGGAATTGATTTGGGAACTACTAACTCATGTGTGTCTGTTATGGAGGGAAAGGTCAGGTCCCTGTAAATATTCTACCGGTCATTTTTTCTCTCTCGTTGTCTTTTGCTGAACTGGTAATCAAATGACTGCAGAATCCAAAAGTTATCGAGAATGCCGAAGGTGCTAGAACAACACCATCTGTTGTTGCTTTTAATCAGAAGGGAGAGCGCCTTGTTGGAACTCCTGCCAAGCGCCAAGCTGTAACAAATCCCCAGAATACTTTCTTTGGAACAAAGCGCCTGATCGGACGCCGCTTTGATGATCCACAGACACAGATGGGTGCGTTTGTGTTGACCAAGATGGTGCCATACAAAATTGTCAAGGCTCCAAATGGTGATGCGTGGGTTGAAACAACAGATGGCAAGCAGTACTCACCAAGCCAGATGGGTGCGTTTGTGttgaccaagatgaaggagaCAGCAGAATCTTACCTTGGAAAATCTGTCTCCAAGGCTGTGATAACTGTTCCAGCGTACTTCAATGACGCGCAGCGTCAGGCCACAAAGGATGCAGGTCGCATTGCTGGCCTCAATGTTGAAAGGATCATCAATGAACCGACAGCCGCTGCTCTGTCTTATGGAATGAATAACAAGGAGGGTTTGATAGCAGTCTTTGATCTTGGAGGAGGAACTTTTGATATCTCTATTCTGGAGATCTCAAATGGAGTCTTTGAGGTATTTTTTCATAATTTTCAACTCATCTGTTGTGATGCATACATGTTATTAAATACattcttttttttatttggttCTGTGTATTATCAGGTCAAAGCAACAAATGGTGACACTTTCTTGGGTGGTGAAGATTTTGATAATACTCTTTTAGAGTTCTTGGTGAGTGGTTTCAATCGAACTGAGGGCATTGACCTGTCAAAGGATAGATTGGCTTTGCAGAGGCTCCGTGAAGCTGCTGAGAAGGCAAAAGTTGAACTGTCATCAACCACTCAGACTGAAACCAATCTACCATTCATAACAGCTGATGCCTCAGGACTTCAGGAGCAAAGCATTTGAATATCACACTGACAAGGTCAAAGTTTGAGGCTCTTGTGCACCAACTGATTGAGAGGACCAGAGATCCATGCAAGAACTGCTTGAAGGATGCAGGAATATCTACTAAAGATCTGGATGAGGTACTTCTTGTTGGTGGGATGACCAGGGTTCCAAAAGTACAGGAGGTGGTCGCTGAAATTTTTGGAAAGAGCCCAAGCAAAGGAGTCAACCCCGATGAAGCTGTGGCCATGGGTGCTGCCATTCAAGGTGGAATTCTCTGTGGAGATGTTAAGGAGCTTCTTCTCCTTGATGTTACTCCCCTGTCACTTGGTCTTGAGACGCTTGGTGGCATCTTCACCAGGTTGATCAACAGGAACACTACAATTCCTACAAAGAAAAGCCAGGTGAGTTGTTATTTCTCTATTCTTTCGGACCATTCAACTTTTTGGGTATACCTGTTATCTGGATGATTTTTTTATCAACTTATCAACATAATCTTATTGAATGTCCAGATATGATTACCATCCTATGATCCATGCTGCACTAGTACAACTTTGATCTGATCTTTGGTTATGATTTTGCAGGTGTTTTCAACTGCTGCTGACAATCAAACCCAAGTAGGTATCCGTGTGCTGCAAGGTGAGCGTGAGATGGCTGCAGACAACAAGCTCCTGGGTGAATTTGATCTCGTTGGCATTCCACCTGCTCCAAGAGGCATGCCTCAGATTGAGGTCACATTTGATATTGACGCCAATGGAATCGTGACAGTCTCTGCAAAAGATAAGGCCACAGGAAAGGAGACGAACATCACCATTCGATCCTCCGGTGGGCTGTCTGAGGCCGACATCCAGAAGATGGTTCAGGAGGCCGAGCTGCATGCCCAGAAGGATCAGGAACGAAAAGCACTCATCGACATCAGAAACAATGCGGACACAACTCTCTACAGCACCGAGAAGAGCTTGGGAGAGTACAGGGACAAGATCCCGGCTGAGGTTGCGTCCGAGATTGAGGCAGCCGTCGCTGATCTCCGCAAGGAGATGGCCTCGGACGACATTGAGCAGATAAAGGCGAAGCTCGACGCTGCAAATAAGGCCGTCTCAAAGATCGGAGAGCACATGTCTGGTGGTGGTGCAGGTCGTTCACAATCAGGAGGATGTCAGGGTGGTGGTGAGTGGTGACCAGGCTCCTGAGGCCGAGTACGAGGAGGTTAAGAAGTGAGGAGGCTACGAAAGACGAAGCAGTAGTGTCGCATTTAGATTTAGCTATATTCTTTTGAGGACGCAAGATTAGCGGTGGTTTTTGTTgcatggtatatatatatatatagggtaagACTATTttgcagctggccatagaataacttattctatagccaccttgatttacgataatgtttgtaccaatttacgataacatgaatatgcatttacgatactcgtgttactaccACTCACGGTAGTAAATCACtgagtaaggagttactgtagtttcataaattagtatagtaaCTATCGtgactcaaagtggccacagaataagttattctatagccagctgCACAAcggtagttctatatatatatatatatatatatatatatatatatatatatatatatatatatatatatatatatatatatatataatgtatgATTTTCTTGTTTTGGGCTTTTCGGCCATGATGCGCGCTGTTGTCTAGTTTTCGTTAGGCTGCTTGTCTTGTGATGTGTGGCTCTGGCTCGCGGACCGCGATCTTGTGAAACGGTGGCTGGCAATGGACTCTCGCCGTCCCGCGCCAGTCCCGGACGTGACACGCCTGTCTCCCCCTTGTCACCGAGAGAGAAGGCCGTCCCTGAACCGCGGCATCCAGTGATATGTCCATGGCCGTCGGAAGGCAGCCGAAAAAAAGTCATCCCGGAGACCCGGACGACCGCTAGGCATGGCCGGAGAGACGGCGGAGAGGAGCCGAGGAATCTCGCCAGACGGATGCCGCGTCCGCGCACGAGTCCAAGGAACGTAGAGCCAAGGAAGATCTGCAAGCAGGGCCGGTTCGGTGCGCCGTGCTTTCCCCGTCACGCAAGCACGAGCGTGGCTGTTCTGAACTTTGGTCGAGCCTTGATGGAATTATTTCAGAGAAGGATACAAATGAACTTTGGTCGAGCCTTGAAATTGAACATGTCATGTCGGCAGAAGATTTCAGAGAAGGAAACAAAGAGGAATAGGAATATCTGAAAGACAGATACCGGAGGAAGAAGGGATGTTAAGAAACAGGCAACGGCCAACGGCTCTCTGGAAAAAATCGGATGCCTTCTTTACAATCTAGCCAAAGAGAAGCAGACATGGAATAGGGTCATCATAATCCAAATTACAGATGGTACATGATAGCCTCATGCTTACATTATCCCATAATTCCTTCTATATATCATTTATATCGCACCGTGAAGCACCAAGCCCCCGCCAAGACCTTCGGAACCTGAGCATCCAATAAACCAATCAGACGACCAGGACAACCGATCAAATGAAAGATCGATGATATAAACATGAAAGTTCGGTTCAGAAGAGAAGTGCATACCTGGCCTAAAAGAAACAAACATAACCACGCGCGCCTTTACATTTCAAGCACAAtaactgaaaaaaaaaaaacaagaaaaaggaCACAGATTGAGTGCCATGTACAAGAAATGTGAAGTGCATGACTGACATGGAATTTCACTAGCGATTTATATTACTTACAGTCTGAATCAGTTTTGACCCACTTTgcgccatcatcatcgtcatcaagaTCACGCAGCGCATCCTCAAGGCATTCGTTGATCTCTTTCTCGTCTAGCTTCCAGTCCAAGCGCCTCCTGGTTGCTACCGTGTTGGAATTCTGTGGGTGTATTTTCTTCTGTAATATTGCCTTGAGCAGCTGCAGCGATAACCACATAGTAAGTGAACGAGATGCAAATTAAGAAGGCGCAGTGACTGGTAAGATACTGCAAATTTAAAGAAGAAATTGGCTGTACCTTCTCCATTCTTGTTTGGGGGAAAGAGTTCCTTGGCTCCAGAACCGGGGTGGTAAACCCGCCCTTGCACGCGAGTAATCTAAGGAGCGAAGCCATCAATCTTGGCTTGAGCTTAGCACTCTTTTTCTTCCCTACTATTTCTCTCGCTTCGCTTATGATCATCTCCCTGTTCATCAACTGCTCCCTGCGCTGCTTCTCGTTGTTATCTTCGCCGTCATGTTGTTTCGAAGCTACCTGTACATCTTCACAGGAGCCCTGAGCTTCTGCTTGACCATTGCCTTGCAGCAGCAGCACCTCGAATTCTCTTCGTAGATTGTCTACTTCCTCCTCTGTAAACTTGGCGGGATCTTGAATGGTCTGAACATTTGCGGAAGAACTCTCTGCTACTTCTTCCTCGAGCTGCTTGTTTCCAAATGTCCCAATTGCAAGCAATGATTGGGGCCAATCACTGAACTCATCGTTGCGACATTCTGATACGTTGCCACCTGCGCATTATTAGAAGTAAATTAGTTTGCCAAATCAGTACACAGAAACATGGACCACtaattttggtaattttaaaTCGCTGCTGTTTCCATGAGCCTATCACTGATGAGAAACATGTTTGCCCTATGAGAAACATGTTTGCCCATGCTTACTCCACACCACGATGTTTCAACCTGAATATCATGCTGGTAATCACCCAATCACATAGCAGCATCCGAAGATGTTTACCACCGTACCATCTAGCCTTTCTAAGAATAATAAAGAACGAAGAAATGAACCACTGGCCTTCAGATCTGATCCCTTAGTAGGGAACCATCCGAGGTAAGCATTCTGTGCTAGAAATGTAACTCAGGTGGACAATTTTGTATCATTAGTACGGAACCATCGAAAGAAAGGTTTTGAATTATAGAAAATCAGAAAGTAGATGCAaagaaaatgaaggaaaagaacaTAATGGCATGTACTGTAGCGCACTAGCGCTCATGCATCAGCTGCTATATATTTCCTTAGCATATTATTGGAAGATATTTGTGAACATATCAGAACCCACAGTGTTGACTGTTGACAGATAGGAGTATGACTGAACCATCGAAACAGGTACGTGATCAGCAAAATGAACACCAGCATTGCCGGAAAAGAACTATGACAGGACTTTGAGTTGAGTACATTATCTTCTTTTCATTTCCTTCGAAAAGGCAACTCAAAAGAACTTGCTAACAATAATCACCTTTCCGAGAAGCATATAGAATTATAGATCATGAAAACAAGAATATAGTATTGAAGCAGGACGTGAAAGGGAGGAGACTCAAAAGTCCCCGATCATCTTCTTATTCACTAGCACtcgttaagggggtgtttggtggGCTCCGCTCCGTGTGCTGGAGCCGAAGCCGGAGTTCCGAAGCCTGGCTTCGCCTTCCGTAAAAAAAATGTCTCATCactacttaggccctgtttggtcgGGCTCCCGCGTGCTCCGGCTCTTACACTGTAGCGGCACTGTAGATGGAGCTACGGGAgaaaaaaacgagcttctccggctccggtggtatcagtgagagaggaaaggaggagagagaaaaacagctTCGGTAAATAGTGCAGCTACAGTGATTCGCCAGTAGGAGTCAGAGCTGCtcagagcccggccaaacggggcctCAATGCGAAGCGCTCCTCCTGTTAGCACCACTTTGTGCGGCACCACCGCTGGAGACAGACCTGGAGCTGTGCGAGAGCcgcaccaaacaggccctaaagcaAGGAAGGGAAAATCTTGGGAAAAAAACATTCACCTCTGAAACGGTCATTTTGAAGTGCATCAACCATGCAAGACAACTAATCAAGAGGATCAACTAATCAGAGATGTTTATGTGCATTCATGCAAGGAAATAGAGAGATTAAGAAGTTGATATGAAGGAGAGGTATTCATGACGACTCATGAGAGAAAAAGAAAGTTCAATCTGCTATGCAAGAAGACTTCAAATAAAAACCGTGCGTTGAGAACCTGAGGCGGCGTATGCGCGCTAAATAAAGATTGCAGACATCAAAAGGAATTTTTACCCGACAAAGAAAGCTATGAAAGAATTTACAAGCGAAGGAAGCGAAATATATACTATTTGCAAAGTAGGCTTACGATAAGCTGGTGCGGTAGAATTCGCGGCAGATCGCTTTGGTTCTTGCTTCCCGCCGATCTTGTTGGCTACCCAACTGAAAATCTGCGGGAGAAGAGAGGGAATTCGCCGTCAGCAACGATCGAAGGACTCTCTGCTAATGACATATGCCTTTAATTTCACACCTTCATATCCTTGAGAACTGGAGACCACCACGGCACCAGTAGTACGGCAGCAGTACACGTGGGAATGGGATGAGGGATCAGCCTAGCAGGAGTGGAACGCCCTAGCTGAGTGAGAGCCGGCCCCGGGAGCGGCAGTCGGCGGATATAGGCAAGCAAGGTGCAACAAGACTCTAAGTCCTATTCGCTTGGCGTATAAATCGTATCTTTTTAactaatgaataatatttttctctcacaacaaatcagtcaacgatACTTTCAGTCATAGCTCATCAGCGAAGCAAACGGACATTTCTCGGTGCGGCAATCGGCGATATAGGATTGGCGGGCGCACAGAACCGAGTAGCTAGCTTATTGCTGGAGGTGGAGCACCGGAGCTATTTGGCTGTGCTCAAGTTCCGAGGCTCGTTTTGGAGCGTTCGGCCGCAGCTGGCATGGCCGGCGtgatagctgctgctgctgcctcacGTGGCAAGTCACGTTGAGGTGAGGTGGTGCTACTAGTACGTGTACCGTGGAAAGATGATTCCAGTCAGAGACTGGACGAGGAGAGAAACTCATCACTTGGGCAGAAACAACAAAGCCGGGACGGGAAACTGCAAAACGGCAAGTGTGAGTCGGCTGATATTTTCCAGGCAAAAGCCCTGTAAACAGTTAGAGTAGGTGTCAAGAGTATTGgcatgttcgtttgctcgtatatgatcgtagattataaaccaaaacagtgtttttctctcacaccaaactagtcaacagtaaataatccataatTGTTTACGACAAAACGAACAGGCCGTATAAAATCAAGAAGCCAGTAGGTTAATTATTATGAGGCCCGAAACTGCATGCATGTCCCCTGCCCCATGCCCACATGATGGAGAGGAGAGATTGAAAAAGGGCGTGGGCGCGATCGAGGGCCGGGGCGGGCAAGTTGCGCACAAGTGTCACGACCGCGCCGCAACGGATCCCATCGCGCCTGGTCGGGCCCCGACGCGTGTGTGCCAAACCCCGGCACTAAGCAAAGGGGTTAGCAGCACGAGGGACCTTACGCCGATGCTAATGCCCCCCTTAATTACCCCCATTGCATTGGCTGGAGAAGCTGGATGGAGGACGACGACGCGCGATGGAGCAGCTGTGACTGTGAGCCACACGGTACGGCGTATCGGATCTCTCTCGGTACGgcggctcaagctcaacaatatATGTGCACGCCCCTGCAAAAAGATTCTGAAGCCTTCAAGCTCCCTGCAGCTGTACGTACCGCGGCGGATCATGCCACTGCGTATAAATCGCGATCAATTCttctttcttatttttctttttcaaacAACGTAGTTTGAATTTTGATGCATATGTAGTGAGTTCGTAATTGATTTTTAGCCTGTGAGTTGACAATATATCAAGTACACTTTCTTAGTAAATAGTACTGCTTCCTCAAATTTGCGCAGAACTTCCAGAGCAACCCTAAACACTAAACCAGATTTGAACAAACGTCAGGTCAGGTTTGGATTGAGCCGGAAAAAAATTGATTAGGTCAAAAAATTTTTGCCCCAGCCTGACCCCACGCACTGTCAGGTCAAACTATTTCTTGGTTTTGGCACTTTGGGTCGGTTTTTTCGGATTGGGTTGGAGCACGGGTCGAAATTTCTTGCCCTAACCTAACCTGATGCGCTGGTGGGTCAGAACTTTTTTCAGACAGACCAGGTTGGGTGGCCTATGTATAGGTCTACACTAAACTGTAGGTCTAGAACCAACCTTTAGGACATAGTTACTCGTAATTACTAAATGGCCTATCCTTGAATCCATAATCAACAATCATctaaatattaaaaaaaaatcatcatgccTCTACTTTATGACAATCCAAATACTCAATCACCACTCAAAGTATAACTCTACCAAGAAAATCAGTTACCAACCAAGTTATATGATAAAGAGAGTGCTATAACCAATACCTGATACAGGGTTTACGTGGAAAACATCCTTGTGGAGAAAAAACATGATCCATGATGAGAAATACACTATGAGATAAACCAATAAATAAGGTGAGAGCTAACAAATAAGAAGAGGCTCTAAATGCTCCCCACAACTCTCTCGCCTTTTTAGTGCTGGATTTCGGAGCTGCTAGTGCCCGGACGTCTGTTTGGGATGCTAGCATCGGACGCCTGCCAGTTGTGTACTCGGGATGCCGGTGGCAACTGAATACTTACGATGCCTTCCGCAGTTGTATACACGGGACGCCTTTGACATCAATATATTCACTGATGACCATTGGATGACagctaaggctggataacgagctgactcggctcggctcggctcggctcattctGGCtcattaagataacgagctagctcggctcggctcgttatcctaacgagccagaaagccagctcggctcgactcgttaaaagctcgagctggctcgttaagctcgtcagccaggtataaaaaatacacaaaatataatatttgcatttatctaaagtttgagaataataataatataaaagaaatacatcaagaccagttaccagtcaatttatagggtctagaccagttaccagtcaattgtaaagtgtaagacatgaagtaatacaaaaactaatatacgttttgatacttttttctggaagcttggctcgtttagctcgcaagcggttcgcgagctggctcgagttggctcgttatagctaacgagctaaaatcttggctcggatcggctcgttatcataacgagccgagccgagttgagccagccacgagccgaacgagctaacgagcttcgagtttttcgtccaaccttaaTGACAGCTATTATATTTTAAAATTTCCACAAACATTAATATCATGTTGCAAGCAACATCCATTGATTATATCTTTTGTGGCGCTGTTTTGGTCAAGTCTACTAAAACATTGATGCTATGTTGCAAGCGTTGAATTTTAATTGGGCTTGGCCAATTTTAATTcaattaaaatcaaataaatcTGAAGGCCATATTAAATGATAGGTACAACGAGCGAGCAAGCACCCTAGCGTGTCGGGCCCACGAGCGAGCACGCTAGTAGTGGGCCCGCTGCCTTGGACGTCGCTCACGTCGCCCCGAACATCGCCCACGCCGCCAGTCGCTTCCCACGCATATCCCATGTGCAACACTCGTTTTACTTTTgtaacattcaaatgcaacagttgcaatatacaaaaaaagatagatgaaacacttaaaaaaacgtacgaaacacttgcaaaaatacataaaaacacttgaaaacaattacaaacatatgcaacattcagatacaaCAATTGTAACATACAAATGAAGACATATGAAACAAGCGTTTGAAACATTTGTGAAAACGACTAAAAACTCTTGAAAACCATTGCCAaaatacgcaacatccagatgaaacacttaaaacatatgtatgaaacacctgaaacacttgaaacatatgtgtcgggttcataaacccggggtccctcatggacctgcttcccagcaaaagcttggcccaacagacgacgttgcgaacgacacgTAACTCATAGGCTGGCCCAAAAAACCTAACGACAAGCCAAGggtgatccagtctccgaccggaaggcctggccaaagaggaacggcgctcgcttccgactccggcctgcctcttcgaccggaaggcctggccaaggaggaacgacgctcgcttccgtcgCTTTCGACTCCAGCTcgcctctccaaccagaaggcctagccaaggaggatcGAGGCTCACCTCCGACTCCGGTCcgtctctccgactggaaggcctggccagctcGCCTTTAACTCCAGcgctcacttctgactctggcccgcctctccgaccagaaggcctggccaaggaggatcGACGCTCACCTTCGACtttggcctgcctctccgactggaaggcctggccagctcGCCTCCAACtccgacgctcgcttctgacttcggcccgcctctctgactagaaggcctggccaaggaggaacgacgctcgcttctgacttcagcctgcctcttcgaccggaaggcctggccaaggaggatcgacgctcgcctctgactctagcccgcctctccgactggaaggcctggccagctcACTTCCGACCCTAGCCCACCTCTTCGACTAGAAGGCCCGACCAAGGAGGAACCACGCTCGCTTCCAtcgcctccgactctgacccgcctctccgaccagaaggcctggccgagaagggACGACGCTTGCCTCCGACTTTGACTCGTCTCTTCGACCGAGAGTATATCGAACCTCTACTtaaagctcttctccgaccaggaGACCGGAGCCAActggtgtcgatgaaatatggtcggcagtctacctaggggtatgcccaaggtagtagtttatcggcagacagatgcgcaagctacaaaacAAGATaatgacacaagacagacacgagattttatccaAGTTCGGCTgtcgtaaaggcgtaatacctacgtcatgtgtctgattatattattgtatgtcaatgagagatgttttttagaggggtcccctgcccaccttatataatcTGGGggacagggttatagatctggaaactaatcctaaccagttacaattgccatatgtggccggataaggattcctattctaaccgaccaggatattgcttgatctccaaatctaccttgattccttgcgcgggactctaaACAGATTAGCTGGGCCGCGCGTCGGCTTCTAACGGGCTAGGCCCTctggtctgggccggcccaggcctagccataagggtataggggttaatacccccacagctagtccccgagcgccatgtattatgctgcgacacgccgttcgatctccttcggctaatgcaatccatcttcatgtcatctccaactggttgaaacattgaccaatcgaatgtgccagtaCTCTGGTCAGAATAGAAagtagtagaccacgattatagccaaagattctggttgtccgaagaatgcatggtgctctaaagaaaaaaagaaaaagatttctttccttatcaagtgtgcccacttgtatttctaaaaagaaatgtaagtgacccttggacaatagtagttctagccaacagtcagagcataggggtcgataaaataaacacattcaccgcaaggtgaagtgtgcccacttagtccccgagcctggtagtaggttacgtaggcacatggtgccagggtctaaaaagaattcctagttaaattgagaatccaatcatcgtacaggcgatacgagatgcaccggtaggtgcatcgtatcgatgtagtcctcgagcttgctggaaggcgaggtatgagccttgtagcaatgtctaaataaatgcctctcaactgtatgtgagtataaatcacatgttgCCGAGGAGAACGGTCTCCAagcaatgttcggagagtggtcggggcag
Above is a genomic segment from Miscanthus floridulus cultivar M001 chromosome 3, ASM1932011v1, whole genome shotgun sequence containing:
- the LOC136546309 gene encoding protein DEEPER ROOTING 1-like, whose translation is MKIFSWVANKIGGKQEPKRSAANSTAPAYRGNVSECRNDEFSDWPQSLLAIGTFGNKQLEEEVAESSSANVQTIQDPAKFTEEEVDNLRREFEVLLLQGNGQAEAQGSCEDVQVASKQHDGEDNNEKQRREQLMNREMIISEAREIVGKKKSAKLKPRLMASLLRLLACKGGFTTPVLEPRNSFPQTRMEKLLKAILQKKIHPQNSNTVATRRRLDWKLDEKEINECLEDALRDLDDDDDGAKWVKTDSDFIVLEM